Proteins encoded in a region of the Scomber scombrus chromosome 16, fScoSco1.1, whole genome shotgun sequence genome:
- the LOC133995834 gene encoding beta-2-microglobulin-like, with product MKMFLAVALLCLLSVSWAKESEPKVQVYSRSPGEFGKENTLICHVSGFHPPEIRIDLLKNGVEIPNSKQTDLAFEENWHYHLTKHVTFTPNKGDHFSCRVTHMQKVPKTYIWDPDM from the exons ATGAAGATGTTTCTTGCCGTCGCTCTGCTCTGCCTCCTGAGCGTCTCATGGGCCAAAGAGT CTGAGCCAAAGGTCCAAGTGTACAGCCGTTCTCCAGGAGAGTTTGGGAAAGAGAACACCCTCATCTGTCATGTGAGCGGCTTCCACCCACCAGAGATCAGGATTGACCTGCTGAAGAACGGTGTGGAGATCCCCAACAGCAAGCAAACTGACCTGGCCTTTGAGGAGAACTGGCACTACCACCTGACCAAACACGTGACGTTCACTCCAAACAAAGGAGATCATTTCTCTTGCAGAGTGACTCACATGCAGAAAGTACCCAAGACATACATTTGGG ATCCAGATATGTAA